TCTCCAACGCCATCAATATCGTGCTCTGTCCGATGCTGGTCTTCGGCGTCGGCCCGTTCCCGGCGCTCGGTGTCACCGGCGGTGCCGTCGGCACGACCATCGGTCGCGGTGTCGGGGCACTGCTTGCCTTCCGTGCGATGACTACGCCCGGTGGCCGGCTGCTGCTGAAGTCGCGGCATTTCCATTTCGATCCCAAGGTGCTCGGTACCATGCTGCGGCTCGCATCCTCGGCGACGCTGCAGTTCCTCATCGGCACCGCGAGCTGGATCGGCCTGGTGCGGATCATCGCCGGCTTCGGGAGTGTCGCGCTCGCCGGATACACCATCGCGATCCGGATCGTGATCTTCGCGATCCTGCCGTCGTGGGGGCTCTCGAACGCCGCGGCAACCATCGTGGGGCAGGGGCTCGGTGCCGGCAAACCGGAGCGCTCGGAGGCCGGCGTGTGGACCGCGTGCCGGTACAACCTGGTTTTCCTTGGTGTGCTAGGAGTGCTGTTCGTCGTGTTCGCGCCCCAGCTGGTCTCGATCTTCGGGCACGATGAAGCGGTCACGGCGATTGCCGCGCGCGGGCTGCGCATCATCGCCCTCGGCTTCCCGCTATACGCCTTCGGTATGGTCCTGACCCAGGCGCTCAATGGCGCGGGTGATACCTGGACACCGACCTGGCTCAACTTCGCGATCTTCTGGTGCCTCGAGATCCCGCTGGCGTGGGCACTCGCCCATCCACTCGGGTATGGCGTTGATGGGGCCTTCTGGGCGGTCGCGATCGCCTTCTCGGTGCTGGCCGGTGCGTCGGCGCTGGTCTTCCGGAGAGGAAAGTGGAAGACGCGGGTGGTGTGACTTTGCGAGCCGAGTCGGTCGGAGCGACACAATGAGTGATCGCATCTCGCGCCCGAGCGCGCTACTGCCTTGGTTGACCGGCGCGAGGGTTCTCCTGGCACCGGGGGGATCCCGGTGCCGTCCTGTCAGGGTCTCGTCAACACGCGGCAGTTGGGCACTTGCCGATCCGTTTCCGGCGTATGATCACCTATGCCCATACTTGACGCGCAACGGCCGCTCCGTGCACTCGTCGCGATCGCGCTAATCGCCGCCGCTCCCCTCGCCGCGCAGCGTCACGGCGGCTTCATCGCCCGGCTCGGCGCGGATACCATGCAAGTGGAAGAGTTCACCCGCAACGGGAACACCACCCACGGCACGATCCTGGTGCATGCGCCCAGGTTCCGGCGGGTGCAGTGGTCGATGACGTACGACGACCGCGGCACGCCGCTCCGCTTTCGTGCCGAGTCGTTTGACGCCGACGGCGCGCCCATGCTGGCGAGCTACACCGGCACGATGACCTTCCGCAACGATTCACTGGTGCGCGACGTCTACAACGCCACGTCGGAACTCGTGCAGGTCAGTTCGCCCGCACCGTACGGCGCGGTCCCGTACACCGGAATCCCGTATTTCGGCCTGTCGTACCTGATGTACGAAGATGGCTTCGCTGCCGCGCGACGTCGCATCGCTGCCGGCGTCGATTCGGTGCCGTACCTCTACCAGATCACGCTCTTTCCCGCGCAGCTCAAGCCACAGCGCTCCCGGGCCTGGCTCGTCGCCGCCGACTCGGCGGAACTGGACTATTTCGGCGTGGCGCGCAGCGGCTTCAAGTTCAACGCGGCCGGCGAATTGCTCCGGTCGGACTGGACCAGAACCACCTATCGCTACCTGGTCGAACGGGTCGGCAAGGTGGATCTCGAAACGATTGCCACGGCGTGGATCGCCGCCGAGCGGGCGGGGAAGGGTGTTGGCACCATCTCGCCGCGCGACTCGGTCAAGGCCGTGGTGGGGAGCAGCAATCTCACTTTTGACTACTCGCGCCCCGCCGTGCGCGGCCGCGTCATCTGGGGCGACATCGTTCCGTGGGACAAGGTCTGGCGATTGGGCGCCGACATGGCGACCCACTTCACCACCAGCGCGGACCTGCTGATCGGCGGGACCACAGTGCCAGCGGGACGGTATTCGCTCTGGCTGATTCCGTCGGAGACCGCACCGCTGCTGGTCGTCAGTTCGGCCGTGAATGTCTTCGGCACCAGCTACAACCCTGCCAGGGATTTTGCGCGGATTCCGGTCCGGCGCGCGTCAATCGCTGCGCCGGTCGAGCGATTGACCATCGGCGTGCGCGACGGCGTGCTGGTGATTGCGTGGGACAAGACGGAGTGGGTGGTGCCGGTGGTGGTGAAGCCGTAGGGGGCCTCCCGCAGGCCGTACGCTGCCGCTCCTTGCGAGCGCCGCCAACCCGCTGCGAGCGCCGGGGCTGCTCGGCCTGGTGCTCTGCCCTGCTACCGGTGCGCCGAGGGCCCCTCATCTGGGTGAATGTCTTTGTCGCGATCTGGTATCTGGTCGCCTGGGGGCCACTCGGACTCGACCACTGCCTTTTCCGCTGTCGAGCGAACTGATCCTGCCCCAGTGCGCTGTGCGCGCCGCTATCTTTCTGGCGTCCCCGGCAACACCATCGTCCTGGAGCAATTGCGTGCGCGCTGCTGTCCTCTTGTTTGCCATGCTTGTCGCCGGTACCCCGGTCACCGCCTCGGCCCAGAAGGCCGCACCCGATTACACCGGCACCTGGAAGGTCGACGCCGGCGCCGATGTGAAGAACGGCCCGCGCGAAGTGATCATCCGAGCTGACTCCTCGGCGAGCTGGGGCAAGGAAACCGTGCGCTGGCGCATCAAGGACGACAAGATCGCCATCGCGCTGGGCGGTGAGTGGGAGACGTACAAGGTCAAGCTCAAGCCGAAGGAGCAGACCCTCACACTCTCCGGCGGCGATCTGCAGAAGCCGGTCACCCTCAAGCGCGTCGGTCCGGCCACGCCGCGCCCGGCCAACGTGAAGGTTCCCGGAGACCCCGACACCGCCGGCTGATCCGATGACCACACCGCTGCTGCATCCGCGCGCCGGGCTTCCGGCACCGGCCGATCAGCTGGTGAATGTGCCGCGGCTGGTGACCTCGTATTACACGACCGCCCCCGATCCCGGTGTTCGCACGCAGCGCGTCGCCTTCGGGACCTCGGGGCATCGCGGAACGTCGCTGGTCGCGTCGTTCAACGAACAGCACATCCTCGCGATCACCCAGGCCATCTGCGAACACCGTCGCAGTGCCGGCATCAGCGGCCCGCTCTTCCTCGGCATCGATACCCACGCACT
The nucleotide sequence above comes from Gemmatimonadota bacterium. Encoded proteins:
- a CDS encoding DUF2911 domain-containing protein; this translates as MPILDAQRPLRALVAIALIAAAPLAAQRHGGFIARLGADTMQVEEFTRNGNTTHGTILVHAPRFRRVQWSMTYDDRGTPLRFRAESFDADGAPMLASYTGTMTFRNDSLVRDVYNATSELVQVSSPAPYGAVPYTGIPYFGLSYLMYEDGFAAARRRIAAGVDSVPYLYQITLFPAQLKPQRSRAWLVAADSAELDYFGVARSGFKFNAAGELLRSDWTRTTYRYLVERVGKVDLETIATAWIAAERAGKGVGTISPRDSVKAVVGSSNLTFDYSRPAVRGRVIWGDIVPWDKVWRLGADMATHFTTSADLLIGGTTVPAGRYSLWLIPSETAPLLVVSSAVNVFGTSYNPARDFARIPVRRASIAAPVERLTIGVRDGVLVIAWDKTEWVVPVVVKP
- a CDS encoding MATE family efflux transporter, translating into MTESPAAAPLGVWATIRAALSGVERDYTTGPVGQAVILLAIPMVLEMALESIFAVTDIFFVSRLGAASVATVGLTESLLAIVYALAMGLGMGVTAVVSRRIGEKDPEGASHAAAQGLMIGIAVAVVLGVSGAIFARELLTMMGASPEVLAVGTTFARIMLGGEVTVILLFLLNAGFRGAGDPAIAMRVLWISNAINIVLCPMLVFGVGPFPALGVTGGAVGTTIGRGVGALLAFRAMTTPGGRLLLKSRHFHFDPKVLGTMLRLASSATLQFLIGTASWIGLVRIIAGFGSVALAGYTIAIRIVIFAILPSWGLSNAAATIVGQGLGAGKPERSEAGVWTACRYNLVFLGVLGVLFVVFAPQLVSIFGHDEAVTAIAARGLRIIALGFPLYAFGMVLTQALNGAGDTWTPTWLNFAIFWCLEIPLAWALAHPLGYGVDGAFWAVAIAFSVLAGASALVFRRGKWKTRVV